A portion of the Deinococcus peraridilitoris DSM 19664 genome contains these proteins:
- the modA gene encoding molybdate ABC transporter substrate-binding protein: protein MRTVIPSVLLALTIGSAHAETARVAAASDLKFVLDELAAQYRAAFPKADPLLISYGSSGNFYAQIQNGAPFTLYLSADSSYPAKLEQAGLTVRGTRRDYAIGRLVIWVPKNSPLDVARLGPRALSDPRVRKVAIANPEHAPYGAAALTLLDHHRIGKALKGKFVVGENIAQAAQYASTAADAGILALSIVKAPAFEALGGTYWLAPLSHHLRLRQQMVIVRDGQNTRQFWGFLLSPAARELFRKYGFVLPREQ from the coding sequence ATGCGCACCGTCATACCCTCTGTCCTTCTCGCCCTGACCATCGGCAGCGCGCACGCCGAGACCGCGCGCGTCGCCGCAGCGTCCGACCTCAAGTTCGTGCTCGACGAACTCGCCGCGCAGTACCGCGCAGCTTTTCCGAAAGCCGACCCGCTGCTGATCTCCTACGGCAGCAGCGGCAACTTCTACGCGCAGATTCAGAATGGCGCGCCCTTCACGCTGTACCTCAGTGCGGACAGCAGCTATCCGGCCAAGCTCGAACAGGCGGGCCTCACCGTGCGCGGCACCCGACGTGACTACGCCATCGGTCGCCTGGTGATCTGGGTCCCGAAGAACAGCCCGCTCGACGTCGCCAGGCTCGGTCCGCGGGCGCTGAGCGACCCGCGCGTACGCAAAGTCGCCATCGCCAATCCCGAACACGCGCCCTACGGCGCGGCGGCGCTGACGTTGCTCGACCACCACAGAATCGGCAAAGCCCTGAAAGGCAAATTCGTGGTGGGCGAAAACATCGCCCAGGCCGCCCAATACGCCTCCACGGCCGCCGACGCGGGCATCCTGGCGCTCAGCATCGTCAAGGCACCGGCTTTCGAGGCGCTGGGTGGCACCTACTGGCTGGCACCGCTCTCGCATCACCTGCGGCTGCGCCAGCAGATGGTCATCGTGCGGGATGGCCAGAACACCCGGCAGTTCTGGGGTTTTCTGCTCAGCCCGGCCGCGCGGGAGCTGTTCAGGAAGTACGGCTTCGTGCTTCCCCGGGAGCAGTGA
- a CDS encoding substrate-binding domain-containing protein — MAPSAALQVHLQQYRERAHLSRVELAQRAGLSRQAIHAIETGATIPSTLAALQLARALGVAVEQLFTLPNSTLQARWLGETPPEPSARVQLAQVGEQWLAIALHGETGLRLPADGVTVSVQGERVQVTPLQEPGDLRRTALIVGCDPSLALLGPHAARLGVGARTLWRDLPSLDALRALARGEAHAAGIHLWDPSTSESNRPFVKRELTGRPTHLFTLWEWEQGLLVARGNPKRITTPADLARPGLILANRQVGAGSRILLDAWLEAAGLTPADRAALRGYDVCSSSHLALARSVARGEADAGPGPRAAANALGLDFIPVQRERFDLVVPDEHLPHPGIRALLAAVTQPAFHAELAALGGYNPVRAGEVWRTTA; from the coding sequence ATGGCTCCGTCAGCCGCCCTGCAAGTTCACCTGCAGCAATACCGCGAACGTGCCCATCTCAGCCGTGTCGAGCTTGCGCAGCGTGCAGGCCTGTCCCGACAGGCCATCCACGCCATCGAGACGGGTGCCACAATTCCCAGCACCCTGGCAGCCTTGCAACTGGCGCGCGCCCTGGGGGTGGCAGTCGAGCAACTCTTCACCCTGCCCAACTCCACCTTGCAGGCCAGATGGCTGGGTGAAACGCCACCAGAGCCTTCCGCGCGCGTACAACTGGCTCAGGTCGGCGAACAATGGCTGGCCATCGCCCTGCACGGCGAAACCGGACTGCGTCTCCCGGCAGACGGCGTGACCGTCAGCGTACAGGGAGAGCGGGTGCAGGTCACGCCACTGCAGGAACCGGGCGACCTGCGACGCACCGCGCTCATCGTGGGGTGCGATCCTTCGCTCGCCTTGCTGGGGCCGCACGCCGCACGCCTCGGTGTGGGGGCCCGCACACTGTGGCGCGACCTGCCCAGCCTGGACGCGCTGCGCGCACTCGCCCGCGGAGAAGCCCACGCCGCCGGCATTCACCTGTGGGACCCGTCCACCAGCGAATCCAACCGCCCCTTCGTGAAGCGTGAGCTGACAGGACGCCCGACGCATCTCTTCACGCTCTGGGAATGGGAGCAGGGCCTGCTGGTCGCGCGGGGCAATCCAAAACGGATCACCACGCCTGCCGATCTGGCGCGGCCCGGCCTTATCCTGGCCAACCGCCAAGTGGGCGCGGGCAGCCGCATCCTGCTCGACGCCTGGCTGGAGGCGGCCGGACTGACGCCCGCCGACCGCGCCGCGCTTCGCGGGTATGACGTGTGTTCCTCGTCGCACCTGGCGCTCGCGCGCAGCGTCGCGCGGGGCGAAGCCGACGCGGGGCCGGGACCGCGCGCCGCCGCGAACGCCCTGGGTCTCGACTTCATTCCGGTTCAGCGCGAACGCTTCGATCTGGTCGTGCCAGACGAGCACCTGCCCCACCCCGGCATCCGGGCCCTGCTCGCGGCGGTCACCCAGCCGGCTTTTCACGCCGAACTTGCCGCCCTGGGCGGCTACAATCCTGTGCGCGCCGGTGAGGTCTGGCGCACCACGGCCTGA
- a CDS encoding WGxxGxxG family protein, translating into MMSKRTVKTLLALTLAIAPMTALAQTDTGTGTTGTTGTTTMDNRDDRGFPWGLLGLLGLAGLMPKKRETVVVDDRSGTATR; encoded by the coding sequence ATGATGTCGAAACGCACCGTAAAAACCCTGCTGGCCCTTACCCTCGCAATCGCGCCCATGACGGCACTGGCCCAGACGGACACTGGAACCGGCACCACGGGAACCACCGGAACGACCACCATGGATAACCGCGACGACCGGGGCTTCCCCTGGGGTCTGCTGGGCCTGCTGGGTCTGGCCGGCCTGATGCCCAAAAAGCGCGAGACGGTCGTCGTCGATGACCGCAGTGGCACCGCCACCCGCTGA
- a CDS encoding metallophosphoesterase, whose translation MSLRRVFSTAGWSLLTFGFVSVLNTYRFVTVRHSLSLPGLKRPLRVAHLSDLHYGLFVGLGTIRRWVDATLHAKPDLIVITGDFLDSGFNVRSHPRLMAELGRLRAPLGVYAVWGNHDWTSLNTNRTRIRFAELLRVHGVRLINNAGLQVRDDLYLAGVDDWWFGMQDLDKALEGHEDGAVMLLAHNPDYLPHVPERVGLTLSGHTHGGQVRLPLLGPLKKRMTLSTIMQGWVRGTEIITSPAEGTPSVTPDGEALGFVSRGLGVTGVPVRLNCPAELVLLDLSPPGERTQE comes from the coding sequence ATGTCCCTGCGCCGCGTCTTTTCCACTGCCGGATGGAGCCTGCTTACCTTCGGCTTCGTGAGCGTGCTCAACACTTACCGCTTCGTGACCGTGCGTCACTCGCTCTCGCTGCCCGGACTGAAGCGACCGCTGCGCGTCGCGCACCTGAGCGATCTGCACTACGGTCTTTTCGTGGGCCTCGGGACCATCAGGCGCTGGGTAGACGCCACCCTGCACGCCAAGCCCGACCTGATCGTGATCACCGGCGATTTTCTGGACAGCGGTTTCAACGTGCGCAGCCATCCCCGGCTGATGGCCGAACTTGGCCGCCTGCGCGCGCCGCTGGGTGTGTACGCGGTGTGGGGTAACCACGACTGGACCAGTTTGAACACCAACCGCACCCGCATCCGCTTCGCGGAACTGCTGCGCGTTCACGGGGTGCGCCTCATCAACAACGCCGGGCTGCAGGTCCGGGACGACCTCTACCTGGCCGGGGTGGACGACTGGTGGTTTGGCATGCAGGACCTCGACAAGGCCCTGGAGGGACACGAAGACGGCGCAGTGATGCTGCTGGCGCACAACCCTGACTACCTGCCGCATGTTCCCGAACGGGTCGGGCTGACCCTCAGCGGGCACACCCACGGCGGGCAGGTGCGTCTGCCATTGCTGGGTCCCCTCAAGAAGCGCATGACGCTCAGCACCATCATGCAGGGCTGGGTGCGTGGCACTGAAATCATCACCTCGCCCGCGGAGGGAACGCCCAGCGTGACTCCGGACGGTGAGGCGCTGGGCTTCGTTTCGCGTGGCCTGGGCGTGACCGGTGTACCGGTGCGTCTCAACTGTCCCGCCGAACTGGTGTTGCTGGACCTCAGCCCGCCCGGCGAGCGTACCCAGGAATGA
- a CDS encoding metallophosphoesterase, which produces MIRRLLQTLLAVTGLFLVHSAWNVYHFRVTRHRRRLSRLRAPLRLVHLSDLHYGRFIRHRSVRAWVDATLHAKPDLIVITGDFLDTEAGDSRRRDLLRELSRLRAPLGVYAVWGNHDWTSTTAALPRDAHRPAGEVGTSRMDDFARELARAGLQVLANEGVQLRPDLYLAGVNDLWFGTPDLTKALAGRQEGSVILLSHNPDLLPEVPGEVGLTLCGHTHGGQIVVPLYGPLHTGSAYGQQFVGGWVQQPRQAYVSRGLGVTFLPLRFLCPAELVVLDLDPG; this is translated from the coding sequence ATGATTCGGCGCCTGCTCCAGACGCTGCTCGCCGTGACCGGTCTGTTCCTCGTGCACAGCGCTTGGAACGTCTACCACTTTCGCGTGACGCGTCACCGCCGGAGGCTGTCGCGTCTGCGCGCACCGTTGCGGCTCGTCCATCTCAGTGATCTGCATTACGGCCGTTTTATCCGGCACCGGTCGGTGCGCGCCTGGGTAGATGCCACCCTGCACGCCAAGCCCGACCTGATCGTGATCACCGGCGATTTTCTGGACACCGAAGCCGGGGACAGCCGCCGCCGGGACCTGCTGCGAGAACTCTCCCGGCTGCGCGCGCCACTGGGCGTGTACGCGGTGTGGGGCAACCACGACTGGACCAGCACTACCGCCGCGCTGCCTCGTGACGCGCACCGCCCGGCAGGAGAGGTTGGTACTTCACGCATGGACGACTTCGCGCGCGAACTCGCCAGGGCCGGCCTGCAGGTGCTGGCCAATGAAGGCGTTCAATTGCGCCCGGACCTGTATCTCGCCGGGGTGAACGACTTGTGGTTCGGCACGCCGGACCTCACGAAGGCACTTGCGGGGCGTCAGGAGGGCAGCGTGATCCTGCTCAGCCACAATCCGGACCTGTTGCCCGAGGTGCCAGGCGAAGTCGGGTTGACGCTGTGCGGTCATACGCACGGCGGGCAGATCGTCGTGCCGCTGTACGGACCACTGCATACGGGATCAGCCTACGGTCAGCAATTCGTGGGTGGCTGGGTGCAACAGCCCAGGCAGGCCTACGTGTCGCGGGGCCTGGGGGTCACCTTTCTGCCGCTGCGTTTCCTGTGCCCTGCCGAACTGGTCGTGCTGGACCTCGATCCGGGCTGA
- a CDS encoding DMT family transporter, with translation MSRHALGLVLLIFVTAIWGSTFAIVKSATETLSPATLIAWRFTIAALVLLPFLFSWPRVFRRDRRRTDTPKSALFWKDGLLLGSWLIIGYATQTIGLQTTSANRAAFITGLNVVMVPLWLAITAGAPLRLRLWGAVVLALLGIGLLSWEGGALVIGDLWAFGCALSYAGYILALEKAAPRHPPLAFTAAQVIVVALFGWLWALLAGGVSLAPASTWGALIYLGLAATAVTTLLQTLGQRWVSATEAAIIYALEPVAASIFSFFLLRETVGARGFAGGALVVAAMILSQLPERGRKSPPGAVGERGLAE, from the coding sequence ATGTCACGTCACGCCCTGGGCCTGGTGCTGCTCATCTTCGTCACGGCCATCTGGGGAAGCACCTTCGCGATTGTCAAGAGCGCCACCGAGACCCTCTCCCCCGCCACGCTGATCGCCTGGCGCTTTACCATCGCGGCGCTGGTGCTGCTGCCCTTTCTGTTCTCCTGGCCCCGCGTGTTCAGACGGGACAGGAGGCGTACGGATACTCCAAAAAGTGCGCTGTTCTGGAAAGACGGCCTGCTGCTGGGCAGCTGGCTGATCATCGGCTACGCCACCCAGACGATTGGGCTGCAGACCACCAGCGCCAACCGTGCGGCCTTCATCACCGGTCTGAACGTGGTGATGGTGCCCCTGTGGCTGGCCATCACTGCAGGCGCGCCTCTTCGGCTGCGTTTGTGGGGCGCGGTGGTGCTGGCACTGCTGGGTATCGGCCTGCTGTCCTGGGAAGGCGGCGCGCTCGTGATCGGCGATCTGTGGGCCTTCGGGTGCGCGCTGAGTTACGCCGGGTACATCCTGGCCCTGGAGAAAGCCGCGCCGCGTCATCCGCCGCTGGCGTTCACGGCGGCGCAGGTGATCGTGGTCGCGCTGTTCGGCTGGCTGTGGGCGCTGCTGGCGGGAGGCGTCTCGCTGGCGCCCGCCAGCACCTGGGGAGCGCTGATCTACCTCGGCCTCGCCGCGACGGCCGTCACGACCTTGCTGCAGACGCTCGGTCAGCGCTGGGTGAGCGCCACCGAAGCGGCCATCATCTACGCGCTGGAGCCGGTCGCGGCGAGCATCTTCTCGTTTTTTCTGCTGCGCGAGACGGTCGGTGCGCGCGGATTCGCCGGCGGGGCGCTGGTGGTGGCCGCCATGATCCTCAGCCAGCTTCCCGAGCGCGGCAGAAAATCTCCTCCAGGCGCGGTCGGGGAGCGGGGTCTGGCCGAGTAG
- a CDS encoding tetratricopeptide repeat protein encodes MTRHWITFGLSLALSTSAFAQSAQELVQRAQNLAQQARAAYPRDAWNIDRPLFKQAAEAAEQAVQAAPSDPTALKLRAQIYTDARFWARAEVSWNAYLQTNNADAEARRAAAEVQYNLGFAAYRREQLDVARQAFTLCLEYNPDARCAAWGGRVELESGQSARAVPLYEQAVRLAPNDQSNQYFLGVARRASTFGAEATSAFSRGYRAFEAGNRQAALNEFQQATRLAPQFTDAQRFVGRLALELGQGAVARQAWEAVSAQPGASAADKFNLDFAREVEQFGLEAVRAFRAAYTQYTGGNKAAAEQGFESATQQSPTYQKAWAWLGRTRFEQNNFTGAAQAYQVAVQLDPNDKSSAYFLTQAQRRQ; translated from the coding sequence ATGACACGACACTGGATCACCTTTGGCCTGAGCCTGGCCCTGAGTACTTCGGCCTTCGCTCAAAGCGCGCAGGAACTCGTGCAGCGCGCACAGAACCTCGCGCAGCAGGCCCGCGCGGCCTACCCGCGAGACGCCTGGAATATCGACCGCCCCCTCTTCAAGCAGGCCGCTGAGGCCGCCGAGCAGGCCGTGCAGGCCGCTCCGAGCGACCCGACGGCCCTGAAGCTCCGCGCACAGATTTACACCGACGCGCGTTTCTGGGCACGGGCCGAGGTCAGCTGGAACGCTTACCTGCAGACCAACAACGCCGACGCCGAGGCTCGGCGCGCGGCGGCGGAAGTGCAGTACAACCTCGGCTTTGCCGCCTACCGCCGCGAGCAGCTCGACGTGGCCCGTCAGGCCTTCACGCTGTGCCTGGAATACAACCCTGACGCGCGCTGTGCCGCCTGGGGCGGGCGAGTGGAGCTCGAAAGCGGCCAGAGCGCCCGCGCCGTGCCCCTGTACGAACAGGCTGTCCGCCTCGCGCCGAACGACCAGAGCAACCAGTACTTCCTGGGCGTGGCGCGCCGCGCCAGCACTTTTGGTGCCGAGGCAACCAGCGCGTTCAGTCGTGGCTACCGCGCCTTTGAGGCCGGCAACCGGCAAGCCGCCCTGAACGAGTTTCAGCAGGCCACGCGCCTCGCGCCGCAGTTCACCGACGCTCAGCGCTTTGTCGGACGCCTGGCTTTGGAGCTCGGCCAGGGCGCGGTGGCCCGGCAGGCCTGGGAAGCCGTGAGCGCGCAACCGGGCGCCAGCGCCGCCGACAAATTCAACCTCGATTTCGCCCGCGAAGTCGAGCAGTTCGGCCTGGAGGCCGTACGGGCCTTTCGCGCTGCCTACACCCAGTACACCGGCGGCAACAAAGCCGCCGCCGAGCAGGGCTTCGAGAGTGCCACGCAGCAAAGCCCCACCTACCAGAAAGCCTGGGCGTGGCTGGGCCGCACCCGCTTCGAGCAGAACAATTTCACGGGAGCGGCCCAGGCTTACCAGGTGGCCGTGCAGCTTGACCCCAACGACAAGTCAAGTGCCTACTTCCTGACGCAGGCCCAGCGCCGCCAGTAG
- a CDS encoding carbonic anhydrase — protein MTDRPHMTDESSLDAVRSRSSMEDIAKQGGPQVATPDEAITALKRGNARFFSGQTTQQSLGVNERRALIMSQTPFAIVLGCSDSRVPTEMIFDQGFGDIFSIRLAGNVASGAALGSVEYAVKHLKCRLLVVMGHEGCGAVKAAMLGDEVLAEEPENVRLLVERIRPALRGMPRIRDEKARMREAVISNVRSQVALLRENPVVQRATQAGSLKVIGAFYEIGSGAVDFLISDEDLAVE, from the coding sequence ATGACCGACCGACCCCATATGACCGACGAAAGTTCGCTGGACGCCGTCCGTTCCCGCTCCTCGATGGAGGACATCGCCAAGCAGGGTGGCCCCCAGGTCGCCACCCCCGACGAGGCCATCACCGCACTCAAGCGGGGGAACGCCCGTTTTTTCAGTGGCCAGACCACCCAGCAGTCGCTGGGTGTCAACGAACGCCGCGCGCTGATCATGTCGCAGACGCCTTTTGCCATCGTGCTGGGCTGCTCGGACAGCCGCGTGCCCACCGAGATGATCTTTGATCAGGGCTTTGGTGACATCTTCAGCATCCGGCTGGCCGGCAACGTGGCGTCGGGCGCGGCGCTGGGCAGCGTCGAGTACGCGGTCAAGCACCTCAAGTGCCGCCTGCTGGTCGTGATGGGTCACGAAGGCTGCGGCGCCGTCAAGGCCGCCATGCTGGGCGACGAGGTGCTGGCAGAGGAACCCGAAAACGTACGCCTGCTGGTCGAGCGCATTCGCCCGGCGTTGCGTGGGATGCCCCGCATTCGTGACGAGAAGGCCCGCATGCGCGAGGCGGTCATCAGCAACGTGCGCTCGCAGGTGGCCCTGCTGCGCGAGAATCCGGTGGTGCAGCGCGCCACCCAGGCGGGCAGCCTGAAAGTCATCGGTGCTTTTTACGAGATCGGCAGCGGCGCGGTGGATTTCCTGATCAGCGATGAGGATCTGGCCGTCGAGTAA
- a CDS encoding alpha/beta hydrolase — translation MNAKGQALVLATFLSAAGAGSVTSVTFASRELGRSWAYSVYLPDAYQPDTTRYPVLYLLHGNGGDENSWPSAGNIQQLADRLIARREIPPTIIVMPSAGTTWYVDRQEKMESAFIKDLLPHVDARYSTINSRDGRMLAGFSMGGYGTVRFAMKYPELFRAAAPLSPAIYDPQPPENSASRVVGVFGTNEFDPAVWTSLNYPRFFERFVAKKLPVPMYIHTGDDDVFLIHRDATNLYERLRAAGQPAELRIVNGGHSWDVWGSALGDAMKYMSRFIARPASK, via the coding sequence ATGAACGCGAAGGGTCAAGCGCTCGTCCTTGCCACGTTTTTGTCTGCCGCGGGCGCCGGGTCGGTCACCAGCGTGACGTTCGCGTCCCGGGAACTCGGTCGAAGCTGGGCGTACAGCGTCTACCTCCCCGACGCTTACCAGCCGGACACCACGAGGTACCCGGTGCTCTACCTGCTGCACGGCAACGGTGGAGACGAGAACAGCTGGCCGAGTGCGGGCAACATTCAGCAGCTGGCCGATCGACTGATTGCGCGCCGTGAAATTCCCCCCACCATCATCGTGATGCCCTCGGCGGGCACCACCTGGTACGTTGACCGCCAGGAGAAGATGGAGTCGGCCTTCATCAAGGACCTGCTGCCGCACGTCGACGCCCGCTACAGCACCATCAATTCCCGCGACGGACGGATGCTCGCGGGGTTCTCGATGGGCGGGTACGGTACGGTGCGCTTCGCAATGAAGTACCCGGAACTGTTCCGCGCGGCGGCACCCCTCAGCCCCGCCATCTACGATCCGCAACCTCCGGAGAATTCCGCCTCGCGGGTGGTCGGTGTGTTCGGTACCAACGAGTTTGATCCGGCCGTGTGGACCTCACTGAATTACCCGCGCTTCTTCGAACGCTTTGTGGCCAAGAAGCTGCCGGTTCCGATGTACATCCACACCGGGGATGACGATGTCTTCCTGATTCACCGCGACGCCACGAATTTGTACGAACGCCTGCGCGCCGCCGGCCAGCCGGCTGAACTGCGCATCGTGAACGGCGGGCACAGCTGGGATGTGTGGGGCTCGGCGCTCGGGGACGCCATGAAATACATGTCACGCTTTATCGCCCGACCCGCCTCGAAGTAA
- a CDS encoding CvpA family protein, whose protein sequence is MEWNFVDVGLIGLILLSTLQGWRHGFVLGLIDVLRLVGAFVLALRFYPTLAAWLGQVADWEETWTVPAAFLLIFVLGGALINLIGYMLIHKIPRGVHEARTNRLLGLIPALLQGGLFTVIVSALLMTLPLPATLRQQVRESHLANELATYAERAQATLNPVFGRAVEQTMNSRTIRPDSGERVTLPFRVTGAQPAPELEAQMLTLLNRERAAHGLAPLQSDPGLTEVARRHSADMFERGYFAHVTPEGKTPFDRLSEAGVFYLSAGENLALAPTLPLAHTGLMNSPGHRANILRPQFGRVGIGILDGGSRGLMVTQKFRN, encoded by the coding sequence ATGGAGTGGAATTTCGTGGATGTCGGGCTGATCGGGCTGATCCTCCTGAGCACACTTCAGGGCTGGCGGCATGGGTTCGTGCTGGGTCTGATCGACGTCCTGCGCCTGGTGGGCGCCTTTGTGCTGGCGCTGCGCTTCTACCCGACGCTGGCTGCGTGGCTGGGCCAGGTGGCTGACTGGGAAGAAACCTGGACAGTTCCGGCAGCCTTCCTGCTGATCTTTGTCCTCGGGGGCGCCCTGATCAACCTGATCGGGTACATGCTGATACACAAAATTCCCAGAGGCGTCCATGAAGCACGCACGAACCGTCTGCTGGGCCTGATCCCCGCCCTGCTGCAGGGCGGGCTGTTCACGGTCATCGTTTCTGCCCTGCTGATGACCTTGCCGTTGCCGGCCACCTTGAGACAGCAGGTGCGCGAAAGCCACCTGGCCAACGAACTGGCCACTTATGCCGAGCGGGCACAGGCCACGCTCAACCCGGTGTTCGGCCGGGCAGTCGAGCAGACCATGAACTCGCGGACCATTCGCCCCGACTCGGGTGAACGCGTCACGCTGCCTTTTCGGGTCACGGGCGCCCAGCCCGCACCCGAGCTGGAGGCACAGATGCTGACGCTGCTCAACCGGGAGCGCGCCGCCCACGGTCTCGCGCCGCTGCAATCCGATCCCGGGTTGACCGAAGTCGCGCGCCGTCACTCGGCCGACATGTTCGAGCGGGGGTATTTCGCACACGTCACCCCGGAAGGCAAGACGCCCTTCGACCGTCTGTCGGAGGCAGGCGTTTTTTATCTGAGCGCCGGAGAGAATCTCGCCCTGGCTCCGACGCTGCCGCTGGCACACACCGGCCTGATGAATTCACCCGGACACCGCGCCAACATCCTGCGCCCACAGTTCGGCCGGGTCGGCATCGGCATTCTGGACGGCGGCTCTCGGGGCCTGATGGTCACCCAGAAGTTCCGAAATTAA
- a CDS encoding FAD-binding oxidoreductase yields MTSRPALAHRAVARAARGDDAEPTLSRDPFDLEGVSRDAAHLIGQPQALAQPTSEAQIARLLRSGARVLPVGVQSSLTGGGTPRGDVVLSLARFDLMELGADTVRVGAGVPLQTLGAFLAGHGRAYPATPTYLGATVGGAVANNAAGAATYKYGTTRAWVEGLTVVLAGGDVLEVRRGEVRASEDGFFEIDGPGGLRRIPLPTYPLPRVPKLAAGYYAAPGMDLLDLFVGSEGTLGVVTEVELRTQPLRDTAFVLLPLPGESAALRLVALLREHSQRTWQGADPNGLDVSAIESLDGRCLALLREDGLTRFIPAQAGYALIVQLELPSAPLAEHRAALEAAFDDDAPDAPLKRFVTLLLEHDAFEDAQIALPGEPFAAEVLKIREAVPDGVNRRVREAQRQDARVSKVAGDMIVPFEHFAELMAIYRRGFEERGLDYAIYGHASDGNVHPNLLPRSGEDAESGRELLFLLAREVVRLGGSPLSEHGVGKSPVKQAMLRELFGEAGVTQMRAVKRALDPAWQLAAGNMFPES; encoded by the coding sequence ATGACTTCTCGCCCTGCCCTGGCGCATCGCGCCGTTGCCCGCGCTGCGCGTGGCGACGATGCCGAGCCCACGCTGTCACGCGATCCTTTCGATCTGGAAGGCGTGTCGCGTGACGCGGCACACCTGATCGGGCAGCCGCAGGCGCTCGCTCAGCCCACTTCGGAAGCCCAGATCGCGCGGCTGCTGCGCTCGGGCGCGCGCGTGCTGCCGGTCGGCGTGCAGAGCTCCCTGACGGGCGGCGGCACGCCCCGGGGTGATGTGGTGCTCAGCCTCGCCCGCTTCGACCTGATGGAGCTTGGCGCGGACACGGTGCGGGTCGGTGCGGGTGTGCCGCTGCAGACGCTGGGTGCCTTTCTGGCCGGGCATGGGCGGGCCTACCCCGCCACACCCACCTACCTGGGGGCCACGGTGGGCGGCGCGGTGGCCAACAACGCGGCGGGCGCCGCAACCTACAAGTACGGCACCACCCGCGCCTGGGTCGAGGGGCTCACCGTGGTGCTGGCGGGCGGTGACGTGCTCGAGGTGCGGCGTGGCGAGGTGCGCGCCAGCGAGGACGGCTTTTTCGAGATTGACGGTCCGGGTGGCCTGCGCCGCATTCCGCTTCCCACTTATCCGCTGCCGCGGGTGCCCAAACTCGCCGCCGGTTACTACGCCGCTCCGGGCATGGACCTCCTGGATCTGTTCGTCGGCAGCGAAGGGACCCTGGGCGTCGTGACCGAAGTCGAACTGCGCACCCAGCCCCTGCGTGATACCGCCTTCGTGCTGCTGCCCCTGCCGGGCGAAAGCGCCGCCCTGCGCCTGGTCGCCCTGCTGCGCGAGCACAGCCAGCGGACCTGGCAGGGCGCTGACCCGAACGGGCTCGACGTCAGCGCCATCGAGTCCCTGGACGGGCGCTGTCTCGCCCTGCTGCGCGAGGACGGGCTGACCCGTTTTATTCCCGCGCAGGCCGGATACGCGCTGATCGTGCAGCTCGAACTGCCCTCGGCCCCGCTGGCCGAGCACCGCGCCGCCCTAGAGGCCGCCTTCGACGACGACGCGCCCGACGCGCCATTGAAGCGCTTCGTGACGCTGCTGCTGGAACACGACGCCTTCGAGGACGCCCAGATCGCCCTGCCCGGAGAACCCTTCGCGGCGGAAGTGCTGAAAATCCGTGAGGCTGTTCCAGACGGCGTGAACCGCCGGGTCCGCGAAGCGCAGCGACAGGATGCACGCGTCAGCAAGGTCGCCGGGGACATGATCGTGCCCTTCGAGCACTTCGCGGAGCTGATGGCCATCTACCGCCGCGGTTTCGAGGAGCGTGGCCTCGACTACGCCATCTACGGTCACGCCAGCGACGGCAACGTGCACCCCAACCTGCTTCCGCGCTCGGGCGAGGACGCCGAGTCGGGGCGCGAGCTGTTGTTCCTGCTGGCCCGCGAGGTGGTGCGCCTGGGTGGCTCGCCCCTCTCGGAGCATGGGGTGGGGAAAAGCCCGGTCAAGCAGGCGATGCTGCGCGAACTGTTCGGCGAGGCGGGCGTGACGCAGATGCGCGCCGTGAAGCGCGCCCTCGACCCCGCCTGGCAACTGGCGGCGGGCAACATGTTTCCGGAGTCCTAA